In Chryseobacterium culicis, the following proteins share a genomic window:
- the thiS gene encoding sulfur carrier protein ThiS has product MELIINHTRKTFDVLPENLEALLAIELPGKKKGIAVALNNRIIPLSVWAETILNNNDSVLIITATQGG; this is encoded by the coding sequence ATGGAACTTATAATCAACCACACCCGAAAAACATTTGATGTACTTCCTGAAAACCTGGAAGCATTATTGGCTATTGAGCTACCCGGAAAGAAGAAAGGTATTGCTGTAGCCCTAAACAATCGCATTATTCCGCTGTCAGTCTGGGCGGAAACCATCCTTAACAACAACGATTCAGTTTTAATCATTACTGCCACTCAAGGCGGTTAA
- the thiC gene encoding phosphomethylpyrimidine synthase ThiC translates to MAHSITCSPFPNSKKIYVEGTLHPINVAMREIQLSPTKLTNGGFEHNAPVTIYDTSGPYTDENAVIDIQKGLPRIREQWILDRNDVNILEGITSEYGKARLADPRLDELRFSYDHKPKVAQEGKEVTQLYYAKQGIITPEMEYVAIRENQRIEQLDSVSKEMAFQHPGHSFGANTPKSKITPEFVRDEIAAGRAIIPNNINHPESEPMIIGRNFLVKINANIGNSAVSSSIEEEVEKAVWACRWGGDTIMDLSTGKNIHETREWIIRNSPVPIGTVPIYQALEKVKGVPEDLTWEIFRDTLIEQAEQGVSYFTIHAGVLLRYIHLTAKRVTGIVSRGGSIMAKWCLFHHKESFLYTHFEEICEIMKKYDVAFSLGDGLRPGSIADANDAAQFAELETLGELTKIAWKHNVQVMIEGPGHVPMHMIKENMEKQLEECHEAPFYTLGPLTTDIAPGYDHITSGIGAAMIGWFGCAMLCYVTPKEHLGLPNKDDVKVGVITYKLAAHAADLAKGHPGAQYRDNALSKARFEFRWEDQFNLSLDPETARAYHDETLPAEGAKIAHFCSMCGPKFCSMKITQEIRESAEKGMLDKSQEFIEKGKEIYI, encoded by the coding sequence ATGGCTCACTCCATTACATGTTCGCCATTTCCGAACTCAAAGAAAATCTATGTTGAAGGAACATTACATCCGATCAATGTAGCAATGCGTGAAATACAGCTTAGCCCAACCAAATTGACCAATGGCGGCTTTGAACATAATGCTCCGGTAACCATTTACGACACTTCAGGACCTTATACTGACGAAAATGCAGTTATTGACATTCAAAAAGGACTTCCGAGAATCAGAGAACAATGGATTCTGGATAGAAATGACGTAAATATTCTGGAAGGAATTACCTCAGAATACGGAAAAGCCCGTTTAGCAGATCCACGTCTTGATGAACTGAGGTTTTCCTATGACCATAAACCTAAAGTGGCGCAGGAAGGAAAAGAAGTTACCCAGCTTTATTATGCAAAACAGGGAATCATTACTCCGGAAATGGAATACGTAGCGATCAGGGAAAATCAAAGAATTGAACAGCTTGATTCCGTATCAAAAGAAATGGCTTTTCAACATCCGGGACACAGCTTTGGAGCAAATACTCCCAAAAGTAAAATTACTCCGGAGTTTGTAAGAGACGAAATTGCTGCCGGAAGAGCAATCATTCCTAATAATATCAATCATCCTGAAAGTGAACCGATGATTATTGGAAGAAATTTTCTGGTGAAAATCAATGCCAATATCGGAAACAGTGCCGTTTCATCCAGTATTGAAGAAGAAGTAGAAAAAGCGGTTTGGGCTTGCCGATGGGGAGGAGATACGATTATGGATCTTTCAACCGGAAAAAATATTCACGAAACAAGAGAGTGGATCATCAGAAACAGTCCGGTTCCAATTGGTACCGTTCCTATTTATCAGGCATTGGAGAAAGTAAAAGGTGTTCCGGAAGACCTGACATGGGAAATTTTCAGAGATACCCTGATTGAACAGGCAGAACAGGGCGTTTCTTACTTCACTATTCATGCTGGTGTTTTGTTGAGATACATCCATTTAACCGCTAAAAGAGTAACCGGAATTGTTTCCAGAGGAGGATCAATTATGGCGAAATGGTGTTTGTTTCATCATAAAGAAAGCTTCTTATATACTCATTTTGAGGAGATCTGCGAGATCATGAAGAAGTATGATGTAGCTTTCTCTCTGGGAGACGGTCTTCGTCCAGGATCCATTGCAGATGCCAACGATGCTGCTCAGTTTGCAGAACTGGAAACTTTAGGGGAACTGACAAAAATTGCATGGAAGCACAATGTACAGGTAATGATCGAAGGCCCGGGCCACGTTCCGATGCATATGATCAAAGAAAATATGGAAAAACAACTGGAGGAATGTCATGAAGCTCCATTTTATACATTAGGCCCATTAACTACAGATATTGCTCCAGGTTATGATCACATTACCTCAGGAATTGGGGCGGCGATGATCGGTTGGTTTGGCTGTGCTATGCTTTGTTATGTAACGCCGAAAGAACACTTAGGTCTTCCGAATAAAGATGATGTAAAAGTTGGGGTAATTACTTATAAACTGGCAGCCCATGCGGCAGACTTAGCAAAAGGTCATCCGGGAGCACAGTACAGAGATAATGCATTAAGTAAAGCCAGATTTGAATTCAGATGGGAAGATCAGTTTAATCTTTCATTAGATCCAGAGACGGCAAGAGCTTATCACGATGAAACACTTCCGGCAGAAGGAGCAAAAATTGCCCATTTCTGTTCTATGTGCGGACCAAAATTCTGCTCGATGAAAATTACTCAGGAAATCCGTGAGTCTGCAGAAAAAGGAATGCTGGATAAATCTCAGGAGTTTATTGAAAAAGGGAAAGAAATTTATATATGA
- a CDS encoding thiamine phosphate synthase produces the protein MILVITPELIVPNETDTINQMFQEGLDLLHIRKPWITRDEMTEFISQIDDVFHSQLVLHTHFDLGKEYNISRFHFREIDRKEEVYKPFAEENIISTSVHDITTYNTLDKEWDYTFISPFFPSISKKGYGLDSTIKHEIAQRNNPDVKLIALGGIDQNNIHEVFDTNVDGAALLGAIWESEEPLKVFKECRNVLMS, from the coding sequence ATGATTCTCGTTATCACTCCTGAATTGATTGTCCCGAACGAAACAGATACCATTAATCAAATGTTTCAGGAAGGTCTTGATCTGCTTCATATCCGTAAACCATGGATTACTCGCGATGAAATGACTGAGTTTATCAGCCAAATTGATGACGTTTTTCATTCACAGCTGGTATTGCATACTCATTTCGATTTGGGGAAAGAATATAACATTTCAAGGTTTCATTTCAGGGAGATTGATCGGAAGGAAGAAGTATACAAGCCTTTTGCAGAAGAAAATATCATTTCAACTTCAGTGCACGATATTACAACATACAATACTTTGGACAAAGAATGGGATTACACTTTCATAAGCCCGTTCTTTCCCAGTATATCCAAAAAGGGCTATGGACTGGATTCTACTATTAAGCACGAAATAGCACAACGGAACAATCCGGATGTAAAATTGATTGCCCTTGGTGGAATTGACCAGAATAATATCCACGAAGTTTTCGATACAAATGTAGATGGAGCAGCTTTGTTAGGAGCAATCTGGGAAAGTGAAGAACCTTTAAAAGTATTCAAAGAATGCAGGAACGTCCTTATGTCATAA
- a CDS encoding hydroxymethylpyrimidine/phosphomethylpyrimidine kinase, which yields MQERPYVISIAGFDPSGGAGLLSDSKTFEQLKVMGLGVCTALTLQTASQCLSLEWRPVKEITEAIQVLMENYPVSAVKIGIVKDAEFLSKIVETIQKSNPEVKIVWDPVLKSTSEFTFFDLKTLPQLKNTVNKLSLITPNYNEYNVLKENNLLPDTHQCSLLIKGGHREDHLGTDVLVENEKETLLLPGEENTAYFPKHGSGCVLSSAIAAELAKGENKETACRNGKSYIEKFLKSNPSLLGTHSL from the coding sequence ATGCAGGAACGTCCTTATGTCATAAGTATTGCGGGTTTCGACCCTAGCGGTGGAGCAGGTTTGCTATCAGACAGTAAAACTTTTGAACAATTGAAAGTGATGGGACTGGGAGTGTGTACAGCATTGACATTGCAAACCGCTTCCCAATGCCTGAGTCTGGAATGGCGTCCTGTAAAAGAAATCACTGAAGCGATTCAGGTACTGATGGAGAATTACCCGGTTTCAGCAGTGAAAATCGGAATTGTAAAAGATGCAGAATTTCTAAGTAAGATTGTAGAAACCATTCAAAAAAGTAATCCTGAAGTAAAAATTGTTTGGGATCCTGTTCTGAAAAGTACTTCCGAGTTTACTTTTTTTGACCTTAAAACACTTCCTCAATTAAAGAACACGGTTAATAAACTCAGTTTAATAACTCCCAATTATAACGAATACAATGTTTTAAAGGAAAATAATCTTTTACCGGATACCCATCAATGTTCATTACTGATTAAAGGCGGACATAGAGAAGATCATTTAGGAACGGATGTTTTAGTTGAAAATGAAAAAGAAACTCTTTTACTTCCGGGAGAAGAAAATACAGCATATTTTCCTAAACATGGTTCCGGCTGTGTTTTATCTTCTGCCATCGCAGCTGAGCTCGCTAAAGGTGAAAATAAGGAAACGGCCTGCCGGAATGGGAAATCATACATTGAAAAATTTTTAAAAAGCAATCCCTCTTTACTGGGAACGCATTCATTATAA
- a CDS encoding thiamine phosphate synthase — MEKLQYISQGNTKQEQELHIRKALDNGIQWVQVRWKNAPENELISLCEISKQLCSEYHAVCIINDHVQLAKEIDVDGVHLGLNDSSIEEARLILGENKIIGGTANTLSDVIQRIKESCDYIGLGPLRFTTTKEKLSPVLGFEGYQEIISGLREKSIDIPKIFAIGSVTLEDILPLQEIGIYGVSVSGLITKQPTIIKELNKVMI; from the coding sequence ATGGAAAAATTACAATACATATCACAGGGAAATACAAAACAGGAACAGGAGCTTCATATCCGAAAAGCCTTGGACAATGGAATCCAATGGGTTCAGGTTCGATGGAAAAATGCTCCGGAAAATGAATTGATCAGTCTCTGTGAAATATCAAAACAGCTTTGTTCAGAATATCATGCAGTTTGTATCATCAATGACCATGTACAGCTGGCAAAAGAAATAGATGTTGATGGTGTGCATTTGGGATTAAATGACAGCTCTATCGAAGAAGCAAGACTGATTTTAGGTGAAAATAAAATCATTGGAGGAACAGCGAATACGCTTTCAGATGTCATTCAAAGAATCAAAGAATCCTGTGATTATATTGGTTTGGGACCCTTGAGATTTACCACCACTAAAGAAAAGCTGAGTCCTGTTCTTGGTTTTGAAGGTTACCAGGAAATCATTAGCGGATTAAGAGAAAAATCAATAGACATTCCCAAAATATTTGCCATCGGAAGTGTTACCCTTGAAGATATTTTACCATTACAAGAAATCGGAATTTATGGTGTTTCCGTTTCAGGGCTTATTACCAAGCAGCCTACCATTATTAAAGAACTAAACAAAGTAATGATATGA
- a CDS encoding thiazole synthase: MNNQKLEIAGRIFESRLFLGTGKFGSLTDMVQSVIASETDMVTMALKRIDARSHEDNLLDSLRETHVHLLPNTSGARTAKEAVLAAQLAREALETNWVKLEIHPDPKYLLPDPIETLYATEELAKLGFVVMPYIHADPVLCKRLEDAGTAVVMPLGAPIGTNKGLRTQDFLEIIISQSNVPVVVDAGIGAPSDAAKAMEMGADAVLVNTAIAVAGNPLNMAVAFKEGVIAGRRAFESGLGAIANHAEASSPLTSFLFE, translated from the coding sequence ATGAACAATCAGAAATTAGAAATAGCAGGAAGAATTTTTGAATCAAGACTGTTTTTAGGAACAGGAAAGTTTGGAAGTCTCACAGATATGGTGCAGTCTGTCATCGCATCAGAAACCGATATGGTGACTATGGCTTTGAAAAGAATTGATGCCCGGTCCCATGAAGATAATCTGCTTGATTCATTAAGAGAAACCCATGTTCATCTTCTGCCTAATACTTCAGGAGCGAGAACAGCGAAAGAAGCAGTGTTAGCTGCACAGTTAGCCCGGGAAGCACTGGAAACAAACTGGGTAAAACTGGAAATTCATCCGGATCCAAAATACTTACTACCGGATCCTATTGAAACCTTATATGCGACTGAAGAACTGGCTAAACTGGGATTTGTAGTAATGCCTTACATTCACGCTGATCCTGTTTTGTGCAAACGTCTTGAAGATGCCGGAACAGCAGTCGTTATGCCTTTGGGAGCACCAATTGGAACAAATAAAGGATTAAGAACCCAAGACTTTCTTGAAATCATCATCAGTCAAAGTAATGTTCCTGTAGTAGTAGATGCGGGAATCGGGGCACCATCAGATGCTGCAAAAGCAATGGAAATGGGAGCAGATGCCGTTTTGGTGAATACAGCCATTGCCGTTGCAGGAAATCCATTGAATATGGCTGTCGCTTTTAAGGAAGGTGTCATTGCCGGAAGAAGAGCTTTTGAATCAGGGCTGGGAGCCATTGCCAACCATGCTGAAGCTTCAAGTCCGCTCACTTCGTTTTTATTTGAATAA
- the thiH gene encoding 2-iminoacetate synthase ThiH translates to MKSFKDVFENYQWGEVKNKLEKVSLSDVRYSLQKKNKTLDDFLNLLSPAASQELELMARMTQMLTQKRFGKTIQLYAPLYLSNECQNICTYCGFSLDNQLKRKTLSDTELMIEASVLKSMGVNHVLLVSGEANKIVGVPYFQNAVRKLKPHFSNISIEVQPLMEEEYKLLHEEGVHSVLVYQETYHQDVYREYHPKGKKSNFHFRLETPDRIGRAGIHKIGLGVLLGLEDWRVDSFFNALHIDYLQKQYWKSKFSVSFPRLRPAEGIIEPNFIMEDKDLLQLICAYRIWNEDLEISISTRENEVFRNHIVSLGATAMSAGSKTNPGGYAVDKESLEQFETSDERSMEEIKIMIKKAGYDPVMKDWDSVYSGV, encoded by the coding sequence ATGAAAAGCTTTAAAGATGTTTTTGAAAACTACCAATGGGGTGAGGTAAAGAATAAGCTTGAAAAAGTAAGCTTGTCTGATGTAAGATACAGTCTTCAAAAAAAGAATAAAACGCTTGATGATTTTCTGAATCTCCTGTCGCCAGCCGCTTCTCAGGAACTGGAACTGATGGCAAGAATGACACAGATGCTCACCCAAAAAAGATTTGGAAAAACCATTCAGCTGTATGCACCGCTGTACCTCAGCAATGAATGTCAGAATATCTGTACCTATTGCGGATTCAGTCTGGATAATCAATTGAAAAGGAAAACTCTTTCCGATACGGAACTGATGATTGAAGCATCAGTACTGAAATCAATGGGTGTGAATCACGTATTGCTGGTAAGCGGAGAAGCCAATAAAATAGTAGGAGTTCCTTACTTTCAGAATGCTGTCCGCAAGTTGAAACCTCATTTTTCCAATATTTCCATTGAAGTACAACCCTTAATGGAAGAAGAATACAAACTGCTTCATGAAGAAGGCGTGCATTCCGTTTTGGTGTATCAGGAAACCTATCATCAGGATGTTTACAGAGAATATCATCCGAAAGGTAAAAAATCAAACTTTCATTTCCGTTTGGAGACTCCGGATAGGATAGGAAGAGCAGGAATTCATAAAATTGGGCTGGGCGTTCTTCTTGGACTTGAAGACTGGAGGGTGGATAGTTTTTTCAATGCATTACACATAGATTATCTTCAGAAGCAGTATTGGAAAAGTAAATTTTCTGTTTCCTTTCCCAGGCTCAGACCGGCTGAAGGAATTATTGAACCGAATTTTATTATGGAAGACAAAGATCTCCTTCAACTTATTTGTGCCTACAGAATCTGGAATGAAGATCTGGAAATCTCTATTTCTACCAGAGAAAATGAAGTCTTCAGAAATCATATTGTGTCTCTGGGAGCAACAGCCATGAGTGCGGGTTCAAAAACAAATCCGGGAGGCTATGCTGTAGACAAAGAATCGCTGGAGCAGTTTGAAACCAGTGATGAGCGAAGTATGGAAGAGATTAAAATCATGATCAAAAAAGCAGGCTATGATCCTGTAATGAAAGACTGGGATTCTGTATATAGTGGAGTTTAA
- a CDS encoding HesA/MoeB/ThiF family protein: protein MKEDNFSRYSRQIFIEEIGLEGQKRIIDSKVLVIGAGGLGSPVIQYLAAAGVGTLGVADFDEVELHNLNRQIIHTENSVGLSKVKSAETFVEHLNHQVAFKGIEEKINENNAEKILSQYDVIIDGSDNFSTRYLVNDTCVTLKKTLVYGSILGFSGQIAVFNHHGSKNLRDIFPEPPFDEEMPDCDSLGVLGALPGIIGSMIALQTLKIITDLPVHVNQLTLIDAMDWRFQIIDF, encoded by the coding sequence ATGAAAGAAGATAACTTTTCACGGTACAGCCGGCAGATATTTATCGAAGAAATAGGGTTGGAAGGACAAAAGAGAATAATAGATTCCAAAGTTCTCGTTATTGGCGCAGGAGGATTGGGAAGTCCTGTTATACAATATCTGGCTGCTGCAGGAGTGGGAACTTTAGGCGTTGCAGATTTTGATGAGGTGGAACTTCATAACCTGAACAGACAGATTATTCATACTGAAAACAGCGTAGGATTATCCAAAGTGAAGAGTGCAGAAACATTTGTAGAACACCTTAATCATCAGGTTGCATTTAAAGGAATCGAAGAAAAAATAAATGAAAATAATGCTGAAAAAATACTTTCTCAGTACGATGTTATTATTGACGGTTCAGACAATTTTTCAACAAGATATCTGGTGAATGATACCTGTGTAACATTGAAAAAAACGCTGGTTTATGGCAGTATTCTGGGATTTTCCGGACAGATTGCAGTTTTCAATCATCACGGGAGTAAAAATCTTAGGGATATTTTCCCTGAACCGCCTTTTGATGAAGAGATGCCGGATTGCGACAGCCTTGGTGTATTAGGTGCTTTGCCAGGAATAATAGGCAGTATGATAGCTCTTCAGACTTTAAAAATTATCACTGATCTTCCGGTACATGTAAATCAGCTGACATTGATAGATGCAATGGATTGGAGATTTCAAATAATAGATTTTTGA
- a CDS encoding outer membrane beta-barrel protein encodes MKKTIFALSLLSSVVVFSQEKNNKPQEKQIEGVVITKTKKAVEQKADRTIFDFSEQPQLNNGNVLEGIKKLPGLVSTDIAGMMYQGKMLEVYLNGRPLNITSNELNSFLEGMPANSVERIEVITQPGAEFPATSGGAIMNIITNKNANKYLTATYSGNYSFTNYDKYRSRTTNSVNLNARNKYFGWQLNVGQNYRESMLNGQQDELLTSHTDRYGRGYFAKSGLTFDLGQDRLLLNYDIYHNNNDNYTLSDGHGDLPFENNPKDLREAFYTSSDVAHTNNLRQEAVVTYQKRFADKSQKLDFQFGYTRSDSKFSQDNFFQDGTFAAAPNLPINSPTNGLKDILNNKSVMNIANFKVDYAQPIKLLDGGKVSFGGLYEKQDYDTESFGLTNLEYQRQTASTYLEFQAKLKKFDFTLGSRAENYDISGVTRYFDKNAKLVEANLIPFNKFKFFPNASVQYNMMNQVYIAANYNRKISLPSISALNPNNVTFSGPSTEVNGNPNLQPTIFDNYEIKVSAFDYAFIGYSVSSASNQVAQIIRKDGRKLFNEQVNISNMKIHNFNVGLPVPFMIFSKPLSEIMKFNFNPDKINFMYLYAGYQKHEIDNLNNKGFWIFNIMTQIILPKDIKLTANYSYLTPKAGYFYFTAEKPFNNSLDITLTKKFMNNRLTLSVFANDIFNGQMMQVRSNPPSGTPVMIYSKYDTRNFGLSINYKIPTRNKLAKEDPNILNQTKKEDNGGVMQQAQ; translated from the coding sequence ATGAAAAAAACGATTTTCGCATTATCCTTGTTAAGCTCTGTCGTTGTTTTCTCTCAGGAAAAAAATAATAAACCTCAGGAAAAACAAATTGAAGGAGTAGTCATCACCAAAACTAAAAAAGCAGTTGAACAAAAAGCAGACCGTACTATTTTTGACTTTTCTGAGCAACCTCAACTGAATAACGGAAACGTTCTGGAAGGAATAAAAAAACTTCCCGGACTTGTATCTACCGATATTGCTGGAATGATGTATCAGGGAAAAATGCTGGAAGTATATCTTAACGGAAGACCTCTGAACATCACATCCAATGAGTTGAACTCTTTCCTGGAAGGAATGCCCGCTAATTCTGTAGAAAGAATTGAGGTAATTACCCAGCCTGGAGCTGAGTTTCCGGCTACTTCCGGAGGCGCTATCATGAATATTATCACCAACAAAAATGCCAATAAATATTTAACAGCTACTTATTCGGGGAATTATTCTTTCACGAATTATGACAAATACAGAAGCAGAACAACCAATTCTGTTAATTTAAATGCCAGAAATAAATATTTCGGATGGCAGCTGAACGTAGGACAAAATTACCGTGAAAGTATGCTGAATGGCCAGCAGGATGAGCTTTTAACGAGTCATACCGACAGATATGGACGCGGATATTTTGCAAAATCAGGATTGACTTTTGATTTAGGGCAGGACAGATTATTATTGAACTACGATATTTATCACAACAATAATGACAACTACACTTTAAGTGACGGGCATGGAGATTTGCCTTTTGAGAATAACCCTAAGGATTTAAGAGAGGCATTTTATACGTCTTCGGATGTGGCTCATACCAATAATTTGAGACAGGAAGCTGTAGTAACGTATCAGAAACGTTTTGCTGATAAATCTCAAAAACTGGACTTCCAGTTTGGGTATACCAGATCAGACAGTAAGTTTTCTCAGGACAATTTCTTTCAGGATGGTACATTTGCAGCTGCTCCAAATCTGCCAATCAATAGCCCTACCAATGGGTTGAAAGATATTCTGAACAATAAATCTGTCATGAATATTGCCAACTTCAAAGTAGATTATGCCCAGCCTATCAAGCTTCTTGACGGTGGAAAAGTAAGCTTTGGTGGATTGTATGAGAAACAGGATTATGATACGGAAAGCTTTGGCTTAACGAATCTTGAATATCAGAGACAGACTGCTTCAACCTATTTAGAGTTTCAGGCTAAATTGAAAAAGTTTGATTTCACCTTGGGTTCGCGTGCTGAAAATTATGATATTTCCGGAGTAACAAGATATTTTGATAAAAATGCAAAACTGGTGGAAGCGAATTTGATTCCCTTCAATAAGTTTAAGTTTTTCCCGAATGCAAGTGTACAATATAACATGATGAATCAGGTTTATATTGCCGCGAATTACAACAGAAAAATCAGCCTACCAAGTATTTCTGCCTTAAACCCGAATAACGTAACGTTCTCCGGACCCAGTACGGAAGTAAACGGTAACCCCAATCTGCAACCTACTATTTTTGATAATTATGAAATAAAAGTATCCGCTTTTGATTATGCATTTATCGGGTATAGTGTAAGTTCGGCAAGCAATCAGGTGGCACAAATCATCAGAAAAGACGGAAGAAAACTCTTTAATGAGCAGGTGAACATTTCAAATATGAAAATTCATAATTTCAATGTGGGATTACCCGTTCCTTTTATGATTTTCAGCAAGCCTTTGAGCGAAATTATGAAGTTTAATTTTAATCCTGATAAAATTAATTTCATGTATTTATATGCTGGTTATCAGAAACATGAAATCGACAATCTGAACAATAAAGGATTCTGGATTTTCAATATCATGACGCAGATTATTTTGCCTAAAGATATCAAACTGACAGCCAATTACAGCTATCTGACTCCAAAAGCAGGATATTTCTACTTTACAGCAGAGAAGCCTTTCAACAACTCGCTTGACATTACACTGACGAAGAAGTTTATGAACAACCGTTTGACCCTTTCTGTTTTTGCGAATGATATTTTCAACGGCCAGATGATGCAGGTACGTTCTAACCCGCCATCAGGAACTCCGGTAATGATCTATAGTAAATATGATACAAGAAACTTCGGACTTTCTATCAATTATAAAATTCCAACAAGAAATAAACTGGCGAAAGAGGATCCAAATATTCTTAACCAGACCAAAAAAGAAGATAACGGCGGCGTAATGCAGCAGGCACAATAA